The following are encoded in a window of Corythoichthys intestinalis isolate RoL2023-P3 chromosome 8, ASM3026506v1, whole genome shotgun sequence genomic DNA:
- the trmo gene encoding tRNA (adenine(37)-N6)-methyltransferase, whose product MCPRCDCCSEHVDKLKQQVSVMRKEIKNLRQMLETATRTHRKHMLSIESAVSKVSFSEPKECQRPPASPETALEHGKIQTLPIGYIHSCFSEKNGTPRQPTVCGPSRAELRLKQSVFNNPEHALIGLEQFSHIWVIFLFHKNGHLSHKAKVKPPRLNGERVGLYSTRSPHRPNALGLTLAKLDKIVGDTIHLSDIDMIAGTPVLDIKPYISDYDSPCSRKTTDLEPCQSITDPASLSPSEPIQAQLNEKEHQFDVNPNPLQSLAMLEEVKSYISQRDIGQSNSHQKHDAVDPQESELDRRPCYTEESYSTIASWIREPPVASLEVRFTPHAQKELAEFLPISKSGPSDGRGPRFRFLRNLDEATAAIRGVLSADPRSVYRRTRCKDKLFFFTLDTANITCWFGPDFAEVLRIRPVESK is encoded by the exons ATGTGTCCCAGGTGTGACTGTTGCAGCGAACACGTAGATAAATTGAAACAACAGGTTTCTGTCATGCGAAAGGAAATCAAGAATCTTCG ACAAATGCTGGAGACTGCAACCCGAACTCATCGAAAACATATGCTTTCAATTGAGTCCGCCGTGTCCAAAGTTTCTTTCAGCGAGCCTAAAGAATGCCAACGTCCACCTGCTTCACCCGAGACCGCTTTAGAGCATG GAAAAATCCAAACATTGCCGATTGGTTACATCCATTCCTGTTTCTCCGAGAAGAACGGGACGCCCAGGCAACCTACCGTCTGCGGACCGTCAAGGGCAGAACTGCGACTGAAGCAGAGTGTCTTCAATAACCCCGAACATGCCCTGATAGGACTAGAACAGTTTTCTCATATCTG GGTTATCTTCTTATTCCACAAAAATGGCCACTTGAGTCACAAAGCCAAAGTGAAGCCCCCCAGACTCAACGGCGAGAGGGTCGGTCTTTACTCGACTCGCAGTCCGCACCGGCCTAACGCTTTGGGCCTGACGCTAGCAAAGCTGGACAAAATTGTAG GTGATACAATACATCTGTCAGACATTGACATGATTGCAGGCACCCCTGTGCTGGATATCAAACCCTACATCTCTGACTATGACTCCCCTTGCAGTAGGAAGACCACCGACTTGGAGCCTTGTCAATCAATCACAGATCCCGCCTCTTTGTCACCTAGCGAACCAATACAAGCGCAGTTAAACGAAAAAGAGCATCAATTTGATGTTAATCCTAACCCACTGCAGTCTCTCGCCATGTTGGAGGAGGTGAAATCCTACATAAGCCAACGTGACATTGGTCAATCGAATTCGCACCAAAAGCACGACGCAGTAGATCCGCAGGAGTCCGAGCTTGATCGGCGGCCTTGCTACACGGAAGAATCCTACAGTACCATCGCTAGCTGGATCAGAGAGCCGCCAGTCGCCAGCCTGGAGGTGCGTTTCACTCCTCATGCTCAGAAGGAGTTGGCGGAATTCCTTCCAATCAGCAAGTCAG GCCCCTCTGATGGCAGGGGCCCGAGGTTTAGATTTCTGCGCAACTTAGACGAAGCCACCGCCGCCATCCGAGGAGTGCTGTCTGCAGACCCGAGATCGGTCTACAGGAGAACTCGATGTAAAGACAAGCTGTTCTTCTTCACCTTAGACACCGCCAACATAACGTGCTGGTTCGGACCAGATTTTGCTGAGGTGCTGCGAATTCGACCTGTTGAGTCCAAGTAG
- the hemgn gene encoding mediator of DNA damage checkpoint protein 1 isoform X2, translated as MEETLQQEVEYKSQNEEEQGGIRRRLRDRELLKRRRAEAEEKETYQSESPKKRQRSEQRRGTKRRGRPRKTERLEGELVDPEAPAVVVFPQSVEAITESALDSGNLEPVSTWLPNPVLTPDPNVELVSPADLVPSTVTVPEAPIQVPSTAADVFTPPTVALATVSDQTSAPDIALPPATELSDVSTSQEQALAPDSDLIPSPTAFPLAPGQDLSPALTSVPDLVLPPTSASPTSELSTASVQNLAPDLIPASAPDVVLVPTPSEVPVSEEVKAPLSIPQQLENLSTESQDRENSDLVNIEDSGPDELKKDAPPIQDKISNEDTSEYPSNNEPEQNKTSTIPLPQIYLPGNQF; from the exons GTGGGATCCGTCGCCGACTGAGAGACAGAGAACTTCTCAAAAGGAGGCGAGCCGAAGCAGAGGAGAAGGAGACTTACCA GTCGGAGAGTCCGAAGAAAAGACAGAGATCTGAACAGAGAAGAGGTACAAAGAGGAGGGGGAGACCCAGGAAGACGGAACGTCTGGAAGGCGAGCTTGTTGATCCCGAAGCTCCTGCTGTCGTGGTTTTTCCACAATCAGTAGAGGCGATAACAGAATCAGCATTGGACAGCGGAAATCTGGAGCCAGTCTCGACATGGTTGCCAAACCCTGTCCTTACTCCGGATCCCAACGTAGAGCTCGTATCACCTGCAGATCTAGTTCCGTCTACTGTCACAGTTCCTGAAGCTCCAATTCAAGTTCCGTCCACCGCTGCAGATGTTTTTACGCCTCCTACTGTGGCTCTAGCCACAGTTTCAGATCAAACTTCAGCTCCAGATATTGCTCTGCCTCCCGCTACAGAGCTTTCAGATGTGTCCACCTCTCAGGAACAGGCTTTAGCTCCGGATTCAGATCTTATTCCGTCTCCTACTGCTTTTCCTCTTGCTCCTGGCCAAGATCTGTCTCCAGCTCTCACTTCAGTTCCAGATCTAGTTCTGCCGCCCACTTCAGCTTCTCCAACGTCTGAACTCTCCACAGCTTCAGTTCAGAATTTAGCTCCAGATCTCATTCCAGCTTCAGCACCGGATGTTGTTCTTGTCCCCACTCCATCCGAAGTTCCAGTTTCAGAAGAAGTAAAAGCTCCTTTGAGCATCCCTCAGCAGTTGGAGAACCTGTCCACAGAGTCTCAAGACAGGGAAAACAGCGACTTGGTCAATATTGAAGATTCGGGCCCAGACGAGCTGAAAAAGGATGCTCCTCCAATTCAGGATAAAATATCTAATGAAG atacgAGTGAATACCCGTCAAACAACGAGCCGGAACAAAATAAGACGTCCACAATTCCGTTGCCTCAAATCTACCTCCCAGGAAATCAATTCTGA
- the hemgn gene encoding hemogen isoform X1 — protein sequence MEETLQQEVEYKSQNEEEQGGIRRRLRDRELLKRRRAEAEEKETYQWVLGSESPKKRQRSEQRRGTKRRGRPRKTERLEGELVDPEAPAVVVFPQSVEAITESALDSGNLEPVSTWLPNPVLTPDPNVELVSPADLVPSTVTVPEAPIQVPSTAADVFTPPTVALATVSDQTSAPDIALPPATELSDVSTSQEQALAPDSDLIPSPTAFPLAPGQDLSPALTSVPDLVLPPTSASPTSELSTASVQNLAPDLIPASAPDVVLVPTPSEVPVSEEVKAPLSIPQQLENLSTESQDRENSDLVNIEDSGPDELKKDAPPIQDKISNEDTSEYPSNNEPEQNKTSTIPLPQIYLPGNQF from the exons GTGGGATCCGTCGCCGACTGAGAGACAGAGAACTTCTCAAAAGGAGGCGAGCCGAAGCAGAGGAGAAGGAGACTTACCAGTGGGTTTTAGG GTCGGAGAGTCCGAAGAAAAGACAGAGATCTGAACAGAGAAGAGGTACAAAGAGGAGGGGGAGACCCAGGAAGACGGAACGTCTGGAAGGCGAGCTTGTTGATCCCGAAGCTCCTGCTGTCGTGGTTTTTCCACAATCAGTAGAGGCGATAACAGAATCAGCATTGGACAGCGGAAATCTGGAGCCAGTCTCGACATGGTTGCCAAACCCTGTCCTTACTCCGGATCCCAACGTAGAGCTCGTATCACCTGCAGATCTAGTTCCGTCTACTGTCACAGTTCCTGAAGCTCCAATTCAAGTTCCGTCCACCGCTGCAGATGTTTTTACGCCTCCTACTGTGGCTCTAGCCACAGTTTCAGATCAAACTTCAGCTCCAGATATTGCTCTGCCTCCCGCTACAGAGCTTTCAGATGTGTCCACCTCTCAGGAACAGGCTTTAGCTCCGGATTCAGATCTTATTCCGTCTCCTACTGCTTTTCCTCTTGCTCCTGGCCAAGATCTGTCTCCAGCTCTCACTTCAGTTCCAGATCTAGTTCTGCCGCCCACTTCAGCTTCTCCAACGTCTGAACTCTCCACAGCTTCAGTTCAGAATTTAGCTCCAGATCTCATTCCAGCTTCAGCACCGGATGTTGTTCTTGTCCCCACTCCATCCGAAGTTCCAGTTTCAGAAGAAGTAAAAGCTCCTTTGAGCATCCCTCAGCAGTTGGAGAACCTGTCCACAGAGTCTCAAGACAGGGAAAACAGCGACTTGGTCAATATTGAAGATTCGGGCCCAGACGAGCTGAAAAAGGATGCTCCTCCAATTCAGGATAAAATATCTAATGAAG atacgAGTGAATACCCGTCAAACAACGAGCCGGAACAAAATAAGACGTCCACAATTCCGTTGCCTCAAATCTACCTCCCAGGAAATCAATTCTGA